The proteins below come from a single Cottoperca gobio chromosome 11, fCotGob3.1, whole genome shotgun sequence genomic window:
- the LOC115015310 gene encoding salivary glue protein Sgs-4-like isoform X3, translated as MVTDNRRWSVQTWSLFAVGLAAALMAAASAVGLSVSVVMAVLHGGRSLLSHCRFPDAIGYSSITNECPFDPTRIYSTTLILWVPLIVTCVIQMVFSGRCFALCVSFLGLPCCPNRKRTGDFGRALNVVSPTEKAAPSRYTEPPRSYTEPPRSYTDPPRSYTDPPRSYTDPPRSYTDPPRSYKEPPRSYTEPPRSYTEPPRSYTEPPRSYKEPSRSYKEPSRSYTEPPRSYKEPSRSYTEPPRSYRKPPRRNTEPPRQQHRPSPPPQKLPHQHQSLPPSERRPLQPYRERSDRKRQETRVGSQQRAPEQHQLLERGTQERSSFWI; from the exons ACGTGGTCACTCTTCGCAGTCGGCCTGGCTGCAGCTCTCATGGCGGCGGCCTCGGCCGTCGGACTCTCCGTGTCTGTGGTGATGGCCGTCCTTCACGGCGGGCGGAGCCTCCTGAGTCACTGCCGCTTCCCCGACGCCATTGGCTACTCCAGCATCACCAACGAGTGTCCCTTTGACCCCACACGCATCTAT AGCACCACTCTGATTCTCTGGGTGCCTCTCATCGTGACTTGTGTCATCCAGATGGTGTTTTCCGGCCGGTGCTTTGCTCTCTGCGTTTCATTCCTGGGTCTGCCTTGCTGCCCTAACAGGAAGAGAACCGGGGACTTTGGCAGAGCG CTAAATGTGGTGAGTCCGACGGAGAAAGCTGCTCCCTCTCGCTACACGGAGCCTCCAAGAAGCTACACTGAACCTCCAAGAAGCTACACTGACCCTCCAAGAAGCTACACTGACCCTCCAAGAAGCTACACTGACCCTCCAAGAAGCTACACTGACCCTCCAAGAAGCTACAAAGAACCTCCAAGAAGCTACACTGAGCCTCCAAGAAGCTACACTGAGCCTCCAAGAAGCTACACTGAGCCTCCAAGAAGCTACAAAGAACCTTCAAGAAGCTACAAAGAACCTTCAAGAAGCTACACGGAGCCTCCAAGAAGCTACAAAGAACCTTCAAGAAGCTACACAGAACCTCCAAGAAGCTACCGCAAACCTCCAAGACGGAATACCGAACCTCCAAGACAGCAGCACAGaccttctccccctccccagAAGCTTCCCCATCAGCATCAGAGTCTTCCTCCCTCGGAGAGACGGCCTCTCCAGCCGTACAGAGAAAGGTCAGACAGGAAAAGGCAAGAAACGAGGGTTGGCAGCCAGCAAAGGGCACCGGAGCAGCACCA